One segment of Cutaneotrichosporon cavernicola HIS019 DNA, chromosome: 4 DNA contains the following:
- the ARL3 gene encoding uncharacterized protein (Belongs to the small GTPase superfamily. Arf family): MYHLFKGLHTYLTRKDEYSVVIIGLDNAGKTTMLEQIKTLYNPTPGMPPDKIGPTVGQNIGKISLPSTTMHFFDLGGQRDIRSIWPRYYDECHAVVFVLDASDQARLSETWEVFDEVLNSPRLLNLPLLLLANKQDKDTSLTVAEVPVPDSPLSATIELPDEDKAQRMASLDVLGGSALEGTGVREAIDWLYIRVQNSRQVDDDGRF, from the exons ATGTACCACCTCTTCAAAGGCCTGCATACATACCTCACACGCAAGGATGAGTACTCGGTCGTCATCATTGGGCTAGACAAC gcggGCAAGACG ACGATGCTCGAACAGATCAAGACCCTATACAACCCCACGCCCGGCATGCCGCCAGATAAGATTGGTCCGACAGTCGGACAGAACA TCGGCAAGATCTCGCTCCCCTCAACGACGATGCACTTTTTTGATCTCGGCGGGCAGCGTGACATCCGCTCCATCTGGCCGCGATACTACGACGAGTGCCATGCCGTCGTTTTCGTCCTCGATGCCAGCGACCAAGCGCGCCTAAGCGAGACGTGGGAGGTATTTG acgAGGTCCTAAACTCTCCACGCCTACTcaacctccccctcctcctccttgccaaCAAGCAGGACAAGGACACGTCCCTCACCGTCGCCGAAGTCC CCGTCCCCGACAGCCCGCTCTCGGCTACAATCGAGCTTCcagacgaggacaaggctCAACGCATGGCCAGCCTCGATGTACTCGGCGGATCGGCACTGGAAGG taCGGGTGTGCGTGAGGCGATTGATTGGCTGTACATCCGCGTGCAAAACTCGCGGCAGGT cgacgacgatggcAGATTCTAG
- the PKAR gene encoding uncharacterized protein (cAMP-dependent protein kinase), with amino-acid sequence MSGASASPQYQNILNDLNRDVARQQPSDLLQFCADWFQDKLRDERTSSNPGEVVNFAKGPGETSPRSELLDPTDRGSNRGIGAAAMGGAALGGGAAAAGLFASSFGGHDVPDRAANDSSPFGEPTDKNFNSNSPFGPSAQTPSAPVGVPRPPSPEDEDEEEDSDDEAPPIPQYALGRRTSVSAESLQPSHHSKKYDPGANAFIEEEDEDDESSGNAIPTFPKTPEQIERIRFAIKDNFLFKNLDEEQEMDVLTAMREVTIPPKETIIQQGDAGDYFYIVEDGELEVFVKRDGQPIDFAAGDSEALGKRVVVYHEGASFGELALMHNAPRAATIVSTTPCTLWALDRVSFRTILLDHTSRRRREYEAFLAAVPILASLKPGERAKIADVLESRSFDAGQDIIRHGEMGDEFFLIESGTAEAIKLIDGVETVVKKMSKGDYFGELALLNRQTRAATVRASEKIRVAALGEQAFTRLLGPAKDIMARTAGERYGW; translated from the exons ATGTCGGGCGCCAGTGCTAGTCCCCAGTACCAGAACATTCTCAACGACCTCAACAGGGACGTCGCTAGGCAGCAACCATCCGACCTTCTGCAGTTCTGCGCAGACTGGTTTCAGGACAAGCTGCGTGACGAG CGCACATCCTCGAACCCAGGCGAGGTAGTCAACTTTGCCAAGGGCCCTGGAGAGACTTCTCCGCGTTCCGAACTCCTCGACCCTACTGACCGCGGATCTAACCGTGGTATTGGTGCTGCTGCCATGGGAGGTGCTGCACTCGGAGGGGGAGCGGCGGCTGCTGGTTTGTTTGCATCGTCATTCGGCGGCCACGATGTGCCGGACAGGGCCGCGAATGACTCATCGCCGTTCGGGGAGCCAACGGACAAGAACTTTAATAGCAACTCGCCATTCGGCCCCAGCGCGCAGACCCCGTCGGCGCCTGTGGGCGTTCCTCGTCCCCCTTCCcctgaggacgaggatgaagaggaggacagcgatgacgaggcTCCTCCCATTCCGCAGTACGCTCTCGGCCGTCGTACCTCGGTGTCTGCCGAGTCACTGCAGCCGTCGCACCATTCGAAGAAGTATGACCCCGGAGCAAACGCAttcatcgaggaggaggacgaggatgacgagtcAAGCGGAAACGCCATACCGACCTTCCCCAAGACTCCGGAGCAAATTGAGCGGATCCGTTTCGCCATCAAGGACAATTTCCTGTTCAAGAAcctcgatgaggagcaggagatGGACGTGCTCACAGCCATGCGCGAGGTCACCATTCCCCCGAAAGAGACGATCATCCAACAGGGTGATGCGGGTGACTACTTCTAcattgtcgaggacggtgaACTTGAGGTCTTTGTCAAGAGGGACGGCCAGCCCATCGACTTTGCTGCTGGCGACTCTGAGGCACTCGGCAAGCGTGTGGTCGTCTACCACGAGGGCGCTTCTTTCGGTGAACTCGCTTTGATGCACAA CGCTCCTCGTGCGGCGACCATCGTCTCCACGACGCCTTGCACTCTGTGGGCCCTTGACCGTGTCTCGTTCCGCACCATTCTTTTAGAC CACACCTCTCGCAGGCGCCGCGAATACGAGGCATTCCTCGCTGCTGTGCCCATTCTGGCGTCGCTCAAGCCCGGGGAGCGCGCAAAGAtcgccgacgtgctcgagTCTCGCTCGTTCGATGCTGGACAAGACATCATCCGCCACGGCGAGATGGGTGACGAGTTCTTCCTGATCGAGAGCGGTACCGCTGAGGCCATCAAGCTCATTGATGGCGTTGAGACCGTCGTCAAGAAGATGAGCAAGGGAGACTACTTCGGTG agcttgccctcctcaaccGCCAAACCCGAGCCGCGACAGTTCGTGCGTCTGAGAAGATTCGGGTCGCGGCTCTGGGAGAGCAGGCGTTTACACGTCTCCTTGGTCCTGCCAAGGACATTATGGCGCGCACGGCTGGCGAGCGATACGGCTGGTAA